The Kribbella shirazensis genomic interval TCGAGCCCGGTCCGGTACTGCGTCCCCGGCCGGAGCCCGAGCTCCGCGTGCGCGGCCACGAACGCTTCCCAGCGCTCGGTCAGGTCCGGCGATCCTTCGGGGTTGCCGACGAAGATCAGCTTGCGCAGCCCGTGATCAGCCAGCAGGTGGCTGACCAGCTGCCGGAACGCCTGATGGTCGGTCCGGACGACGACCGGCGCCGGATGCGGATCCGGACCGATCATGACCACGGGATGGCGGGCCGCCAGTTCCTTGATCACCGCCTTCGGCACGGTGCCGCCGTGGATGGCCATCCCGTCGACGCGCCGGGCGACGTCGAGCAGTTCGTCAGGCGCTTCGCGGCGCAGGTGGGTGCCGATGACGTGCACGCTGATCTGGCGCGGCACGGCGACGCTCTCGACACCGTTGATCAACTCGGCGAAGTAGGGCCCGGACAAGCCCGGGAACACCACCGCCAGGGCGCCGTGGCGACGGTTGGCCAGGGCCTCCCCGAGGTGGCTGGGCCGGTAGCCGTACTGCTCGATCGCGGCTTGCACCTTGGCCCTGGTCTTGGGTGAGACGCTCCCGATGCCACGGTAGACACGCGACACGGTCGCAATGGAAACACCCGCCAGCTTGGCGATCTCGCGCACGTTCATGCGGTCGTCAGTCACTGCCGAGCCTCCTCGTCTGACTGGTAAGGCCTTGCCGGGTTGGGAGTGTAACCGGTTACAATTCCAACCGCCAGAGCTCGTCGCCAGACCCGACCGGAGCGTTACCGCGCCGTTGAAGGAGCCTCATGAGCCCAGCAGCCGAGAGCGACACCCGTCCCGTCGACGACCCGCGGCGCGGGCACATCGCGCTGCGGTCCGGCCGGATCGAGGTCGACGCGACGCCCACGCTGATGCTGTCCGGCGAGGTGCACTACTTCCGCCTGCGGCGCGACGACTGGGCCGATCGGCTGGTCCAGGCCCGGGACGCAGGGCTGGACACCATCGCCAGCTACATCCCCTGGATCTGGCACGAGTTGCCGGACGGCGAGCTCGACCTCACCGGGCGGACCTGCCCGGAACGGGACCTGCCGGCCTTCATCGACCTGTGCGACTCCCTCGGCCTGCGGTTTCTCGCCCGGCCCGGTCCGTTCGTGATGGCCGAGCTGAAGAACGAGGGCATTCCACACCGCATCTACCGCGAGCATCCGGACGCCCACCCGGCCGGCTGGGACGGCGCGGCAGCCACGACCGAGGACCTCGACTACCACCACCCCGGTTTCCTGGCCGCGGCCGAGCGCTGGCTCGGCGCCGTTTGCGAGGTGCTCGCTCCGCGCCAGGCCCCGGACGGCCCGGTCGTCGGCGTCCAGCTGGACAACGAGGTCGGCATGCTCGCCTGGGTGTCGAACACGCCGCACCTGGACGATCTTGCCATCGGCAACTTCTTGGCCTGGCTGGCCGACCGGCACACCACGGAGGGTGCCGCCAAGCTGCTCGGCACGACCGGCGACGATTTCGGCCGGCTCGCGGCTGCCGTTCGCTCGGGCGGCGATCCGGCGCGGACACTGGCCTTCCACCAGGAGCTCGGGCTCTGGGCGCGGGACGACTTCGCGAAGTACCTGCAACACCTGGAGTCCTTCACCCGTGAGCACGGCATCTCGGTGCCGTTGCTGATCAACGTCCACGGCACCGGCGGCGGTCGCGGTACGACGTTTCCGATCGGGATCAGTCAGCTCGCCCCGTCCTATCGGGGACGCCACGGAGTGCTAGCCGGCTCCGACTACTACCTCGGCGAGCTGACCGTACAGAATGTCGCCGATCTCTATCTGTGCAACGCGATTCTCGCCTGCGTCAACGGGCCGGACCAGCCGGCGACGTCGTTGGAGTTCGAAGTCGGGACCGGTGACTACGGCGACAACCTGGATGGCCTCAGCTCGCCGGAGTCCGGCGTACACAAGACGCTGCTGACGCTCGGCCAGGGGAATCGGCTGATCAACTACTACCTGCTGACCGGTGGCCGCAACCCGGTCCTCGAGGGCTCCGAGGACGACGGCATCCCGCGGATCGCCTTCACGGGCGAGCGTCACGGGTTCGCGGCACCGATCGATCCCGAGGGGCGAGCCACGCCGGCGTACGACGCCCTGGCGAACCTGATCAAGGAGGTTCGCGCCTACGAACCGATCCTCGCCACCGGGCGGCAACTGACCGACGATCTCGGCTTCGGCTTCGTCGCCGATCACTACCTCACCGAGTACGCCCATCCCACGGACACCGCACGCCGCGCGCAGGTCGACGACCTCGTACGCTATCGCGGTTTCGGCGCCCGGGACGCGCTCGGCCGGGCGATCGTGCTCGGCGGCTACCACGTCGATGCCGTCGACCTCCAGGCGATCGCCGATCCCGAGTCCGCGTGGGCCGCCGGTACGACGGCACCCGAGGCACCGCGGACGATCGTCCTCAGCACCCCGCGCACGCTGGGACAGAAGGTTCAGCAATGGCTCACCGATCATGTCCGCAACGGCGGCAACCTGTTGCTGACCGGGATGCTGCCGGATCGCGATCACGACGGTACGCCGTGCACGATCCTGGCCGACGCCTTCGGTCTGTCCTCAGCCGGTGTCCGCGCCGACCGGCGTGACGACTCGGGACCGTACTGGCCGACGGTGACCGGATCCGGCGACTTCTCCATCGACGCCGACCTGCGGGTCGCCTCGGCGCAACTGCTGAAGGTGCCCGACGGGGCCACGGTCCTGCTTCGCGAAATCGGGTCCGGCCTGCCGTGCGCGGTCCAGGCGCCGCTCGGCGCGGGGTCGATGATCTTCGTCGGCTGCGACTTCCCGGCCGCCCACCTCGACAACTGGCGGAACTTGTTCGCGAGACTCGGTGTCAGCCCCCGGGTCCGCATCGACGCCGACCGCACGGGCTTGGTGACCGTGCCGGTCGCGTCGGAGCACGGCAACCTGCTGATCACCGTCAACGTGGCGCCGTACCCGATCACGGCGTCGATCAGCGTCGACGGGCAAGAGGTACAGCCATCGACGACCTTCCCCGCCCGCGGCCACGCTTTGCTGCAGTGGTAACCATGATCTGTCCGAGAAAGGACCCCGTATGACCTCCTCGACTCCTGCGCCCGCGCACTTCCTCTGGGGAGCCGCGACCGCCGGCCACCAGATAGAGGGCGGCAACACCAACACCGGCCACTGGATGCTGGAGCACGCCCCGGACACCTGGGTCAAGGAACCCTCGGGAGACGCCTGCGACTCCTACCACCGGTACGGCGAGGACATCGCGCTGCTGGCGCAGGCCGGACTGAACGCGTACCGGTTCTCGCTGGAATGGTCGCGGATCGAGCCGGCCAAGGGTGAGGTGTCCCGGGCACAGCTCGACCACTACCGGCGCATGATCGACAGTTGCCGATCGGCCGGTGTCGAGCCGATCGTCACGCTGCAGCACTTCACCGTGCCGCTCTGGCAGCACCAGGAAGGTGGCTGGTACGCCGCCGACGTCGTCGACCGGTTCCGGTTCTTCACCGAGACCGCGACCCGGATCCTCGACGACGTCACCTGGGTGGTGACGATCAACGAGCCGAACATGATGGTCAACCAGACCGAGGCGCGGATCGACACCGAGGTCGGGGTGAACTTCCCCGGGCCGTCGCCGCACGCGTCCCAGGTCATCGCCGAGGCCCATCACGCATCGGTCGAGGTACTGCGCGGCCTCGGCCACGTCCGGGCCGGCTGGTCCGTCGCGAACCAGGTCTACCAAGCGGTCCCCGGCCACGAGAAGGATCGCGACGAGTGGGCCTACTGGCGGGAGGACTTCTTCCTCGAGCAGAGCCGCGACGACGACTTCATCGGCGTGCAGTCCTACCTGCGCACCATCATCGGGCCGGACGGGCCGGTGCCATTCGCCGACGGTGTCGAACGCACCCTCACCGGCTGGGAGTACTACCCGGAGGCGCTCGGCCAGGCGCTGCGGCACACCCGCGACGTCACCGGCGGCGTACCCATGCTGGTCACCGAGAACGGCATGGCCACCGCCGACGACACCCGGCGGATCGCCTACACGACGGGAGCGCTGAGCGGTCTCGGCGAGGCGATCGACGACGGCTGCGACGTTCGCGGCTACCTGCACTGGTCGCTGCTGGACAACTACGAGTGGGGATCGTACGAGCCGACGTTCGGGCTGATCGCCGTCGACCGCGAGACCTTCGTCCGTACCCCCAAGCCGAGCCTTGCCTGGCTGGGCGACCTGGCCCGTCGCAACGAGCTCCCGCGGGTCCCGGAACGGCCGGAGGCCGCGGCGAACTTCGCCGCGGCCATCGCGCGCTAGCCGGTCGGTTGCTCGACCATCCCGAACCCCTGGCTGCGGTAGATGTGGTCGGTCGGCTGCTCGGCGAAGCGCGCGGCCGTGGTCAGCACCGGGTGCTCGAAGAACGACTTGCTCTCGGCCGGGAACTCCAGCGGGGTCCCGACGTCCAGCCAATGGCTGACATGCATCATCGCGATCATCGGCCGGGGCCGATCGGTGCGGTTCGGCATTCCGGCGTGCCACAGCCGGGCGTCGCGGATCACTACGCTGCCGCGCCGGATGCCGGGCTGGATCGGCGCGGAGATCCTGCGCCGCGCCTCCAGCGCGTCCGGCGGTACCTCGATGTCACCACCGACACCGACTGTGACGTCCCGGTGGGTTCCGAGCCAGATCTCGGTGGCGCCGTTCTCGGCCGAGACGTCGACGGTGGGGACGTTCACCACCAGTTGGGCCGGCGGATGCGCGACCTCCAGGGCGTCGGAGGGCCACAGGTGTCCCACGTCCGCATGCACCGGCTGCCGGGTGTCGCTGGGCAGCGACGTGTTCCCGCTGTACATGACGTTGCGCAGACCAGGCCCGAGGACCGCCGAGGTCACCGCGATCACCTGCGGGTTCAGCAGCACGTCCGCGAACAGGTACGGCTCGAACGGTGGCGGATCCTGCTGGATGTTGCCCGCCGTCCAGTTGTACGGCGCATCGGGCCGAGCCCGGAGCAGCGCCAGATCGCTGACCATGCGCTCATGCAGCGCATCGAGGTGATCCAGGCCGACCACGTCGGCCAGCACCACCACGCCGTCCGCACGCAGCGCATCCAGCGCGGCCCGCAACCGCTCCGGCGCCAGCCCTTCGCCCGCCCGGTCAGATTCTTGAACGTCGATCGTGATCACGCGTGCTCCCGTCTCGCCAACAGGTTCGGTCATGATCACCTTGGCAGCGCAGCGTCCACCGAGGAATGACCACCCTGGCAGGCCCATGAACGTTCTGGCACGGCGTTGGTGGTCACCGGCGCCAGGACGGTCTTAGGCTGAGCGACGTCGGCTGACTGCCGGGCGGCTCGATCGGGGCGCCCCCGGAGATCACCGCGGGAGGGTGGCGGACGGTGGCTGCTACAGACGGGTTGGGCGGGCAGGGGGCGGGCCGGCGTAGGCGGGCGCGCCTGCTCGGGCGCGAGCACGAACGCGCCGTCCTGGATCGGCTGGTGGTCGAGGTCCGTGGCGGTGCGAGCCGGGTACTCGTCGTCCGCGGCGAGGCGGGAGTCGGGAAGACCGCGCTGCTCGACTACGCGACCGAGTCCGCCACCGAGCTGCGCGTCCTCCGCGCCATCGGCGTCGAGTCCGAGATGGAACTGGCCTTCGCGGCCCTGCACCAGTTGTGCCTGCCTCTGCTGGATCGCATGGACGGGATCCCGGAGCCGCAGCGCCGTGCGCTCGCGACGGTCTTCGGGCTCTCTCCCGGTCCCGCTCCCGATCGCTTCATGGTCGGCCTGGCCGTTCTCAGTCTCCTCTCGGACCTGACCGGGAAGGAGCCGGCGCTTGTGGTGGTGGACGACGCCCAGTGGCTCGACACCGCGACCGCCCAGACCCT includes:
- a CDS encoding LacI family DNA-binding transcriptional regulator — its product is MTDDRMNVREIAKLAGVSIATVSRVYRGIGSVSPKTRAKVQAAIEQYGYRPSHLGEALANRRHGALAVVFPGLSGPYFAELINGVESVAVPRQISVHVIGTHLRREAPDELLDVARRVDGMAIHGGTVPKAVIKELAARHPVVMIGPDPHPAPVVVRTDHQAFRQLVSHLLADHGLRKLIFVGNPEGSPDLTERWEAFVAAHAELGLRPGTQYRTGLEQTHGVQAADEVLAGGYDGAVCGNDETALGLMMAVLGRGLRVPGDLVITGVDDVPMSSLVSPGLTTVARPLAELGATATRLLLDLINGADVAPETVLASRLVRRASCGCQA
- a CDS encoding phytanoyl-CoA dioxygenase family protein — translated: MTEPVGETGARVITIDVQESDRAGEGLAPERLRAALDALRADGVVVLADVVGLDHLDALHERMVSDLALLRARPDAPYNWTAGNIQQDPPPFEPYLFADVLLNPQVIAVTSAVLGPGLRNVMYSGNTSLPSDTRQPVHADVGHLWPSDALEVAHPPAQLVVNVPTVDVSAENGATEIWLGTHRDVTVGVGGDIEVPPDALEARRRISAPIQPGIRRGSVVIRDARLWHAGMPNRTDRPRPMIAMMHVSHWLDVGTPLEFPAESKSFFEHPVLTTAARFAEQPTDHIYRSQGFGMVEQPTG
- a CDS encoding beta-galactosidase encodes the protein MSPAAESDTRPVDDPRRGHIALRSGRIEVDATPTLMLSGEVHYFRLRRDDWADRLVQARDAGLDTIASYIPWIWHELPDGELDLTGRTCPERDLPAFIDLCDSLGLRFLARPGPFVMAELKNEGIPHRIYREHPDAHPAGWDGAAATTEDLDYHHPGFLAAAERWLGAVCEVLAPRQAPDGPVVGVQLDNEVGMLAWVSNTPHLDDLAIGNFLAWLADRHTTEGAAKLLGTTGDDFGRLAAAVRSGGDPARTLAFHQELGLWARDDFAKYLQHLESFTREHGISVPLLINVHGTGGGRGTTFPIGISQLAPSYRGRHGVLAGSDYYLGELTVQNVADLYLCNAILACVNGPDQPATSLEFEVGTGDYGDNLDGLSSPESGVHKTLLTLGQGNRLINYYLLTGGRNPVLEGSEDDGIPRIAFTGERHGFAAPIDPEGRATPAYDALANLIKEVRAYEPILATGRQLTDDLGFGFVADHYLTEYAHPTDTARRAQVDDLVRYRGFGARDALGRAIVLGGYHVDAVDLQAIADPESAWAAGTTAPEAPRTIVLSTPRTLGQKVQQWLTDHVRNGGNLLLTGMLPDRDHDGTPCTILADAFGLSSAGVRADRRDDSGPYWPTVTGSGDFSIDADLRVASAQLLKVPDGATVLLREIGSGLPCAVQAPLGAGSMIFVGCDFPAAHLDNWRNLFARLGVSPRVRIDADRTGLVTVPVASEHGNLLITVNVAPYPITASISVDGQEVQPSTTFPARGHALLQW
- a CDS encoding glycoside hydrolase family 1 protein, producing the protein MTSSTPAPAHFLWGAATAGHQIEGGNTNTGHWMLEHAPDTWVKEPSGDACDSYHRYGEDIALLAQAGLNAYRFSLEWSRIEPAKGEVSRAQLDHYRRMIDSCRSAGVEPIVTLQHFTVPLWQHQEGGWYAADVVDRFRFFTETATRILDDVTWVVTINEPNMMVNQTEARIDTEVGVNFPGPSPHASQVIAEAHHASVEVLRGLGHVRAGWSVANQVYQAVPGHEKDRDEWAYWREDFFLEQSRDDDFIGVQSYLRTIIGPDGPVPFADGVERTLTGWEYYPEALGQALRHTRDVTGGVPMLVTENGMATADDTRRIAYTTGALSGLGEAIDDGCDVRGYLHWSLLDNYEWGSYEPTFGLIAVDRETFVRTPKPSLAWLGDLARRNELPRVPERPEAAANFAAAIAR